Proteins encoded by one window of Haematobia irritans isolate KBUSLIRL chromosome 2, ASM5000362v1, whole genome shotgun sequence:
- the LOC142224455 gene encoding uncharacterized protein LOC142224455: MKYLQKPLLVCRILAALIPTLTSVYNGLEYTTDSYNHGLPKLLAEIYKESPFNTVFLILSNEEENHHHNTMNELYQITFPKIIMGKGSENFIFKDIFNSEIIAVIFMPANWDPGLFDYLAQTLDYMRQTRILVITHHNGESYDNKFLSQLLQGCEKNKFTKILLVFMDCLQGIIISRYNLRPYPQYNWSLGSSESPLYTQNWKNMQRRPIVIYVEQVAPRTYLYLDQEGDLQLSGPWNKLVLLFAERFNATLKLYKIPVLDKSTFYTHMVDVVEQNLVDIPITIDEGHRGSWRMNTAAIEVTRVELMVPCPLPFSTGEIYMTLLNGKFFGFLFLSSLIFSLLHSLIDWIFEDLRGIWNFILNDKAVPSILGQSFMPSKLPNRSLKILYILMFINGLVIGIQFAVRIKSLLTTPPYHKHIDNYDELNHVGLPILATETVYREPPYPVKNMIITKNNTFFQTVRQNFNTSYGYFMTSTVWQTFKRQQQSLTYKIFCVYDNLTIASPHLFSLRLQKDSEYKEPFDYLIHRMHDLGLMEAWHTYTFSDMLKMKEISLLRPKQNEGGPKALFMEDLYWLWLIIIGGLVLSALNKFSANL; this comes from the exons atgaaatatttacaaaaaccaTTGTTAGTCTGTAGAATTTTAGCAGCGCTAATACCAACACTCACCTCGGTATACAATGGTTTGGAATATACTACAGATTCCTACAATCATGGATTACCAAAGCTATTGGCCGAAATATATAAGGAATCACCATTCAATACCGTATTTCTAATATTATCAaatgaagaagaaaatcatCATCACAATACCATGAACGAATTATACCAGATTACATTTCCCAAAATTATAATGGGCAAGGGgagtgagaattttattttcaaagacaTTTTCAACTCGGAAATTATTGCGGTTATCTTTATGCCTGCTAATTGGGATCCAGGATTATTCGATTATTTAGCCCAGACTTTGGATTATATGCGTCAGAcaagaattttggttataactcACCATAATGGAGAAAGCTATGACAACAAATTCCTAAGTcaattattgcaaggatgtgaaaaaaataaatttacaaaaattctttTGGTATTTATGGACTGCTTGCAAGGGATTATAATTTCCCGTTATAATCTCAGACCTTATCCTCAATATAATTGGAGTTTGGGAAGTTCGGAGAGTCCTTTATATACCCAAAATTGGAAGAATATGCAAAGGAGGCCAATTGTCATATATGTAGAACAAGTGGCGCCACGAACTTATCTATATTTAGATCAAGAGGGAGACTTACAACTGAGTGGACCTTGGAACAAATTGGTTCTATTATTTGCTGAACGCTTTAATGCCACCctgaaattgtataaaataccCGTATTGgataaatcaacattttatactCATATGGTAGATGTGGTAGAACAAAATCTAGTGGATATTCCCATTACCATTGATGAAGGTCATAGGGGTAGCTGGCGTATGAATACCGCTGCCATAGAAGTAACTAGAGTCGAGCTAATGGTTCCATGTCCTTTACCCTTTAGTACTGGAGAAATTTATATGACACTTttgaatggtaaattttttggaTTTCTATTCCTATCCTCGTTAATCTTTTCCCTACTTCATTCTTTGATTGATTGGATTTTTGAAGACCTAAGGggaatttggaattttattttgaacgACAAGGCCGTACCAAGCATCTTGGGGCAATCATTTATGCCCAGCAAATTACCAAATCGaagccttaaaattttatacattctAATGTTCATCAATGGTTTGGTTATAGGTATCCAATTTGCAGTAAGGATAAAATCACTTCTAACCACCCCACCCTATCACAAACACATCGACAATTATGATGAACTCAATCATGTCGGTTTACCTATATTAGCGACCGAGACTGTTTATAGAGAACCTCCATATCCAGTGAAAAATATGATCATTACCAAAAACAATACCTTTTTCCAAACTGTgcgtcaaaatttcaatacctCTTACGGATATTTCATGACCTCGACTGTATGGCAGACATTCAAACGACAGCAACAGAGTTTAacctataagattttttgtgtCTATGACAACCTGACCATAGCTTCACCACATTTATTTAGTCTCCGCTTACAAAAGGATTCCGAATATAAAGAGCCTTTTGATTATCTTATCCATCGAATGCATGATTTGGGTTTAATGGAAGCTTGGCATACCTACACCTTCTCCGATATGttaaaaatgaaagaaatatcTTTGCTAAGACCTAAACAGAATGAAGGAGGACCTAAGGCTTTATTTATGGAAGATCTCTATTGGCTTTGGTTAATAATCATAGGAGGTTTAGTTTTAAGCGCTTTG AATAAATTTAGTGCAAATTtgtaa
- the LOC142224456 gene encoding uncharacterized protein LOC142224456, whose amino-acid sequence MVPIGPVLILFNQSSDVVALIPRQTLQYNGLEYATDSYNYGIPKLLAEIYKESPFNTVFLILSNEEGNHHHTTMDELYQIIFPKTIMSKGRENFIFKDFFNSEIIVVIFMPANWDPGLFDYLAQTLDYMRQTRILIITHHNGESNDNKFLSQLLRGCEKNNFIKILLVFMDCLQGIIISRYNLRPYPQYHWSLGNGESPLYPQNWKNMHNRTIIIYVEQLVPRTYLYLDQHRDLQLSGPWNKLVLLFAERFNATLQFYQTPILDKSVFYTRVVDLVEQNLVDIPITIDEGYRGTWRMNTAVIEITKVELMVPCPRPFSNGEIYMTLLNSKFFGFLFLSSLIFSLLHSLIDWIFGSLKGIWSLILNDKSWRSVLGQSFLPRKLPNLSLKTLYILMFINGLVIGIQFSVRVKSLLTTPPYHKHIDNYDELNNVGLPILATETVYMEPPYLVKKMIITTNNTFFQIVRQDFNTSYGYFMTSTVWQTFKRQQQTSPRLYGLRLQKDSEYKEPFDYLIHRMHDLGLMDAWHTYTFSDMLKMKEISLLRPKQNDEGPKALFMEDLYGLWMIIIGGLVLSSMVFLLELITGRYRKK is encoded by the exons tagcACTAATACCAAGACAAACCTTGCAATACAATGGATTGGAATATGCTACAGATTCCTACAATTATGGAATACCAAAGCTATTGGCAGAAATATATAAGGAATCACCATTCAATACCGTATTTCTGATATTATCGAATGAAGAAGGAAATCATCATCACACAACCATGGACGAATTATACCAGATTATATTTCCCAAAACTATAATGAGCAAGggcagagaaaattttattttcaaggaCTTTTTCAATTCCGAAATTATTGTGGTTATCTTTATGCCTGCTAATTGGGATCCAGGATTATTCGATTATTTAGCCCAGACTTTGGATTATATGCGTCAGACaagaattttaattataactCATCATAATGGAGAAAGCAATGACAACAAATTCCTAAGTCAATTATTGCGAGgatgtgaaaaaaataattttataaaaattcttttggtATTTATGGACTGCTTGCAAGGGATTATAATTTCCCGTTATAATCTCAGACCTTATCCACAATATCATTGGAGTTTGGGAAATGGGGAGAGTCCATTATATCCCCAAAATTGGAAGAATATGCACAATAGAACAATTATCATATATGTAGAACAACTGGTGCCACGAACTTATCTATATTTAGATCAACACAGAGACTTACAACTGAGTGGACCTTGGAACAAATTAGTTCTTTTATTTGCTGAACGCTTTAATGCCACTctacaattttatcaaactccCATATTGGATAAATCAGTATTTTATACTCGCGTGGTAGATCTGGTAGAACAAAATCTAGTGGATATTCCCATTACCATTGATGAAGGTTATAGGGGTACCTGGCGTATGAACACAGCTGTCATAGAAATAACTAAAGTCGAACTAATGGTTCCATGTCCCAGACCCTTTAGTAATGGTGAAATTTATATGACACTTTtgaatagtaaattttttggaTTTCTATTCCTATCCTCGTTAATCTTTTCCCTACTTCATTCTTTGATTGATTGGATTTTTGGAAGTCTAAAAGGAATTTGGAGTTTGATTTTGAACGATAAGTCTTGGCGCAGTGTTTTGGGCCAATCATTTTTGCCCAGAAAATTACCAAATCTCAGTCTTAAAACGTTATACATTCTAATGTTCATCAATGGTTTGGTTATAGGTATCCAATTTTCTGTAAGGGTAAAATCTCTTCTAACCACCCCACCCTATCACAAACACATCGACAATTACGATGAACTCAATAATGTCGGTTTGCCTATATTAGCCACCGAGACTGTTTATATGGAACCGCCATATTTAGTGAAAAAGATGATTATTACCACAAATAATACCTTCTTCCAAATTGTACGTCAAGATTTCAATACCTCTTACGGATATTTCATGACCTCCACTGTATGGCAGACATTCAAACGACAGCAACAGA CTTCACCACGTTTATATGGTCTTCGCTTGCAAAAGGATTCCGAATATAAAGAGCCTTTTGATTATCTCATCCATCGAATGCATGATTTGGGTTTAATGGATGCTTGGCATACCTACACCTTCTCCGATATGttaaaaatgaaagaaatatcTTTGCTAAGACCTAAGCAGAATGACGAAGGACCTAAGGCTTTATTTATGGAAGATCTCTATGGGCTTTGGATGATAATCATAGGAGGTTTAGTATTAAGCTCTATGGTGTTCCTCTTGGAATTGATTACGGGacgttatagaaaaaaataa